From one Microbacterium aurum genomic stretch:
- a CDS encoding DUF2469 family protein, with product MDDEGFDDYDRELELALYKEYRDVVSQFAYVIETERRFYLANDVNVVRRDTEHDFYFEISMTDVWVWDIYRADRFVKSVRVLTFKDVNVEELQRRDFQLPEELSLDS from the coding sequence ATGGACGACGAGGGCTTTGACGACTACGACCGCGAACTCGAGTTGGCGCTGTACAAGGAGTACCGGGACGTCGTCTCGCAGTTCGCGTATGTCATCGAGACCGAGCGCCGGTTCTATCTCGCCAACGACGTGAACGTCGTGCGCCGCGACACGGAGCACGATTTCTACTTCGAGATCTCGATGACCGACGTCTGGGTCTGGGACATCTATCGCGCCGACCGCTTCGTGAAGTCGGTGCGCGTGCTGACGTTCAAGGACGTCAACGTCGAGGAGCTGCAGCGTCGCGACTTCCAGCTGCCCGAGGAACTCTCGCTGGATTCCTGA
- a CDS encoding ribonuclease HII: MTVAVPRLTVERRLLREHALVIACDEVGRGALAGPVAVGAAVIDAARARRRIPEGLRDSKLVAEHHRHAVAERAAGWVGAASVGWATADEIDRVGIIRALGLAALRAIADLRAQGIVPEEAIVILDGNHDYITPAGGGGLRVQPIVKADRDCASAAAASVLAKVARDDLMTRLHEEHPVYRWERNKGYASAEHRDAIRSHGLSAHHRASWAIADAPTLF, from the coding sequence ATGACCGTCGCCGTGCCGCGGTTGACCGTCGAGCGACGGCTGCTGCGCGAGCACGCGCTCGTCATCGCCTGCGACGAGGTCGGCCGCGGCGCCTTGGCCGGTCCGGTCGCCGTCGGCGCCGCGGTCATCGACGCCGCCCGGGCGCGCCGCCGCATCCCGGAGGGACTCCGCGACTCCAAGCTCGTCGCCGAGCACCACCGGCACGCCGTCGCCGAGCGCGCTGCCGGGTGGGTCGGGGCCGCGTCGGTGGGATGGGCGACGGCGGACGAGATCGACCGCGTCGGCATCATCCGCGCCCTGGGGCTGGCGGCGCTCCGCGCCATCGCCGACCTGCGCGCCCAGGGCATCGTCCCCGAAGAGGCGATCGTGATCCTCGACGGCAACCACGACTACATCACGCCGGCGGGCGGCGGCGGACTTCGGGTGCAGCCCATCGTGAAGGCCGACCGCGACTGCGCCTCCGCCGCGGCGGCGTCGGTGCTGGCGAAAGTGGCGCGCGACGACCTCATGACGCGGTTGCACGAGGAGCATCCGGTCTACCGCTGGGAGCGCAACAAGGGCTACGCGAGCGCGGAGCACCGCGACGCCATCCGGTCCCACGGGCTGAGTGCGCATCATCGCGCCTCGTGGGCGATCGCCGACGCGCCCACGCTGTTCTGA